In Micromonospora sp. LH3U1, one genomic interval encodes:
- a CDS encoding flavin-containing monooxygenase, with the protein MASDHVDVLIVGAGLSGIGAACHLRRDCPDKAFAVLEARDAIGGTWDLFRYPGIRSDSDMFTLGYSFKPWTAPKAIADGTTIREYVRETAREYDVQRHIRFGHRVLRADWDSASARWTVHAQRTDTAETVVLTCSFLFACAGYYRYDEGYTPPLPGVDAYAGRVVHPQHWPDDLDHSGKRVVVIGSGATAVTLVPAMAQRAAHVTMLQRSPTYVMALPSRDRLADALRRRLPAQAAYPMVRWKNVLLSTVNFQLSRRAPGLVKRMLRRAARGRLPVGYDIDRHFAPRYDPWDQRLCVAPDGDLFTAVQQGTASVVTDTIDTFTAHGVRLTSGTELPADIVVTATGLNLLALGGLTLRVDGTDVDLASTVAYKGMMLSGVPNFALTIGYTNASWTLKADLVAGYVCRLLRHLDRTGQQVVTPLPPPGAERVPLIDLRAGYVLRAVDALPKQGATTPWRLHQNYPRDVLLMRHGRLTDEGVRFTRAGEVAASGNTTHPVSFDRR; encoded by the coding sequence ATGGCCTCCGACCACGTCGACGTGCTCATCGTCGGAGCCGGCCTGTCCGGCATCGGCGCTGCCTGCCACCTGCGCCGCGACTGCCCCGACAAGGCGTTCGCGGTGCTCGAGGCGCGGGACGCCATCGGCGGCACCTGGGACCTGTTCCGCTACCCGGGCATCCGCTCCGACTCGGACATGTTCACCCTCGGCTACTCGTTCAAGCCGTGGACCGCCCCGAAGGCCATCGCCGACGGTACGACCATCCGCGAGTACGTCCGGGAGACCGCCCGGGAGTACGACGTGCAGCGGCACATCCGCTTCGGCCACCGGGTGCTACGCGCCGACTGGGACAGCGCCAGCGCCCGGTGGACGGTGCACGCCCAGCGCACCGACACCGCCGAGACCGTGGTGCTGACCTGCTCGTTCCTCTTTGCCTGCGCCGGCTACTACCGCTACGACGAGGGTTACACCCCACCCCTGCCCGGTGTCGACGCGTACGCCGGGCGGGTGGTGCACCCGCAGCACTGGCCCGACGACCTCGACCACAGCGGCAAACGGGTGGTGGTGATCGGCAGCGGCGCCACCGCGGTCACCCTGGTGCCGGCGATGGCACAGCGGGCCGCTCACGTGACCATGCTCCAGCGCTCACCCACGTACGTCATGGCACTGCCCTCGCGTGACCGGCTGGCCGACGCGCTGCGGCGCCGGCTGCCGGCGCAGGCCGCGTATCCGATGGTGCGCTGGAAGAACGTGCTGCTGTCGACCGTCAACTTCCAGCTCAGCCGGCGTGCGCCCGGCCTGGTGAAACGGATGCTGCGCCGGGCCGCGCGGGGCCGGCTCCCGGTGGGGTACGACATCGACCGGCACTTCGCACCCCGCTACGACCCATGGGACCAGCGGCTGTGCGTGGCACCCGACGGTGACCTGTTCACGGCCGTCCAGCAGGGCACCGCCTCGGTGGTCACCGACACCATCGACACGTTCACCGCGCACGGTGTCCGGCTGACCTCCGGCACCGAGTTGCCCGCCGACATCGTGGTCACCGCGACCGGGCTCAACCTGCTCGCCCTCGGTGGCCTGACGCTGCGCGTCGACGGCACCGACGTCGACCTCGCGAGCACCGTCGCCTACAAGGGCATGATGCTCTCCGGCGTGCCGAACTTCGCCCTGACCATCGGCTACACCAACGCGTCGTGGACGCTCAAGGCCGACCTGGTCGCCGGCTACGTCTGTCGGCTGCTGCGTCACCTGGACCGCACCGGTCAGCAGGTCGTCACCCCGCTCCCACCGCCCGGCGCCGAGCGGGTGCCGCTCATCGACCTCCGCGCCGGCTACGTGTTGCGCGCCGTCGACGCGCTGCCCAAGCAGGGTGCGACCACGCCGTGGCGGCTGCACCAGAACTACCCCCGCGACGTGCTGCTGATGCGGCACGGCCGGCTCACCGACGAGGGTGTGCGGTTCACCCGCGCTGGCGAGGTGGCCGCGTCCGGGAACACCACGCATCCCGTCTCATTCGATCGTCGGTAA
- a CDS encoding low temperature requirement protein A, translating into MTQPRSVRPFYRPMRPRRRDEPHRAATPLELFFDLCFVVAVAQAASSLHHDVAEGHLGHAATSYVMVFFAIWWSWMNFTWFASAYDTDDDVYRITTLVQISGALILAAGVPRAFTDGDFTVITYGYVVMRLAAVVHWTRAAVGDPRHRAAAGRYAIGVTVVQIGWLLRLLLPAEWGLASFVLLGLADLLVPAVAERPGMTPWHPQHITERYGLFTLIVLGEAVLAISMAIQTGLDAGEHGLWSLAAAGAVIVFALWWLYFDRPVEAPDRLPYSLIWGYGHYLVFAAIAAIGAGLGVSVDVERHLAHLSETTAGYAVAVPIAVFLLTVWVLHVRRQQHGAVVVAFPVVALLALFAPLGPAPVFLLAALLVALVTLTVLLRRRDVGPA; encoded by the coding sequence GTGACCCAACCTCGTTCGGTGCGGCCGTTCTACCGGCCGATGAGGCCCCGTCGCCGCGACGAGCCGCACCGCGCGGCCACCCCGCTGGAGCTCTTCTTCGACCTCTGTTTCGTGGTGGCCGTGGCGCAGGCGGCCAGTAGCCTGCACCACGACGTCGCCGAGGGCCACCTCGGCCACGCGGCGACCAGCTACGTCATGGTGTTCTTCGCGATCTGGTGGTCGTGGATGAACTTCACCTGGTTCGCCTCGGCCTACGACACCGACGACGACGTCTACCGGATCACCACCCTGGTGCAGATCTCCGGAGCGTTGATCCTGGCAGCCGGGGTGCCGCGCGCCTTCACCGACGGCGACTTCACCGTGATCACCTACGGGTACGTGGTGATGCGGTTGGCTGCCGTCGTGCACTGGACCCGAGCGGCCGTCGGCGACCCCAGGCACCGTGCGGCGGCGGGCCGCTACGCGATCGGCGTGACCGTGGTGCAGATCGGGTGGCTGCTGCGGCTGTTGCTGCCCGCCGAGTGGGGCCTCGCGTCGTTCGTGCTGCTGGGGCTGGCCGACCTGCTGGTGCCTGCGGTGGCCGAACGTCCCGGCATGACCCCGTGGCATCCCCAGCACATCACCGAGCGGTACGGGCTTTTCACTCTGATCGTGCTCGGCGAGGCGGTCCTGGCCATCTCGATGGCGATCCAGACCGGGCTCGACGCCGGAGAGCACGGCCTCTGGTCACTCGCCGCGGCCGGCGCGGTCATCGTGTTTGCGCTCTGGTGGCTCTACTTCGATCGGCCGGTCGAGGCACCCGACCGGCTGCCGTACTCCCTGATCTGGGGTTATGGCCACTATCTGGTCTTCGCGGCGATCGCCGCGATCGGCGCCGGCCTGGGCGTGTCGGTGGACGTCGAGCGGCACCTCGCGCACCTCTCCGAGACGACCGCCGGGTACGCGGTCGCCGTCCCGATCGCGGTCTTCCTGCTCACGGTCTGGGTGCTGCACGTACGCCGGCAGCAGCACGGCGCGGTGGTCGTCGCCTTCCCGGTCGTCGCGCTGCTGGCGCTGTTCGCGCCGCTCGGCCCGGCACCGGTGTTCCTGCTAGCGGCGCTGCTGGTCGCCCTCGTGACGCTGACGGTGCTGTTGCGCCGCCGCGACGTCGGGCCGGCGTGA
- a CDS encoding ATP-binding cassette domain-containing protein: protein MRLTLRLRALVAVPGTGPVTLDVPAGTLAALVAPPRFGTAVARVLAGLAAPVTGRILVGDRDVTALPPPRRQIGYVPAGGALLPQLTVRRNIEYGQRKRERVHEVANDWTATVVDRLELALSLTLLPHQISAAQRFRVALARAAACLPEVLVVDLPAGSAGDSRLGDLMPRLSPPDAPGVAVLVCTSDPATLAEIPLRHELVTEPTGVTR, encoded by the coding sequence GTGAGGCTCACGTTACGGCTACGCGCACTGGTCGCCGTCCCCGGCACCGGGCCGGTGACCCTCGACGTTCCCGCCGGCACGCTCGCCGCCCTGGTGGCCCCACCCCGCTTCGGCACCGCGGTCGCCCGGGTGCTGGCCGGGCTCGCCGCCCCGGTGACCGGTCGCATCCTGGTCGGCGACCGGGACGTCACCGCCCTACCGCCGCCGCGCCGGCAGATCGGTTACGTGCCCGCCGGTGGCGCGCTCCTTCCGCAACTCACCGTGCGCCGCAACATCGAGTACGGCCAGCGCAAGCGCGAACGGGTGCACGAGGTGGCCAACGACTGGACGGCCACGGTGGTCGACCGGCTCGAGCTGGCGCTCTCCCTCACCCTGCTGCCGCACCAGATCTCCGCCGCGCAGCGGTTCCGGGTGGCGCTCGCCCGGGCGGCGGCCTGCCTGCCCGAGGTCCTCGTGGTCGACCTGCCGGCCGGTTCGGCGGGCGACAGCCGTCTCGGTGACCTGATGCCCCGGCTCTCCCCACCGGATGCCCCGGGGGTGGCGGTGCTGGTCTGCACCTCCGACCCGGCCACCCTGGCCGAGATTCCACTGCGGCACGAGTTGGTCACCGAGCCGACCGGGGTGACCCGATGA
- a CDS encoding tetratricopeptide repeat protein has translation MTGPGGARRSPRWPALVGIGGLVGGGVAGVVSNLASDLLSELAASVLGPAGIALAVVGGGVGGIGYLVYEVRRRRAGGGSDPEPTDVLTAPTTGAPTLPYTAEFTGRGEHVEAILGLLAREHAVAVLGRRAVGTSACAVQAANRCREDFPDGQYYLDLRPRGRPRSARQVLTALARILGTAPPTSGRPDALAAAADALRGQLDGRRILLVLDNVDRPEQVRSLLPPTARTCRLLLAGGPALVGLKGVVAHWIAEPGTSEAVELFAAAGGAAPAARVRRADPRTDPAVREVVDLCGRQPRTVRALGYRTAQHGWRHSDVLDALRRAVQTPPHQRLTVSPAARLITERDTAYWALTREARRLYRVMSLVPAPVDRPTIAALAGRHPERVTALLDQLAAAAFVVGAPGDRYEVRPLLAGSARLHLRDADPARARVAAQARLTRHLARRAERHAANLAMLGSPPDREWSLPLDDDPYGWFDLHQELLLAVVRVPAGAAETLPRRVRRWWFRLAVALCGWLAYAERLDEWEQVCRTVLATPTADDRPEIAGWAHNELGVLRRRRHDPQGAAAALTLAVNERGRRGTAQARMNLGLALLDLGQLDDAVEHLEMSRRHRSGADRAGHALTDLGLGAAQLARGELDTAHHHLVRAANTFRSVGDARGYAAALTNLVLVHAALGEHLDAAQAWRAALREYESVNDPTSRATALLNAGATLLSSTPGQARTAYELLAESRRLREETRPTPGLARTLLYLGDACAALGDHADARRHWADAATVAEEVADGQGQAAADARLEDDATDRVT, from the coding sequence GTGACCGGGCCGGGCGGCGCCCGCCGGAGCCCGCGCTGGCCGGCGCTGGTCGGGATCGGCGGGTTGGTCGGCGGCGGTGTCGCCGGCGTGGTCAGCAACCTGGCCAGCGACCTGCTCTCCGAGCTGGCGGCCAGCGTGCTCGGGCCGGCGGGCATCGCCCTGGCCGTCGTCGGCGGCGGCGTCGGCGGCATCGGCTACCTGGTGTACGAGGTGCGCCGCCGCCGGGCCGGCGGGGGTTCCGACCCCGAGCCGACGGATGTGCTCACCGCACCGACCACCGGCGCGCCCACCCTGCCCTACACGGCCGAGTTCACCGGTCGCGGCGAGCACGTCGAGGCGATCCTCGGATTGCTCGCCCGGGAGCACGCGGTGGCGGTCCTGGGCCGGCGTGCGGTGGGCACCTCCGCGTGCGCCGTGCAGGCCGCCAACCGGTGCCGGGAGGACTTCCCGGACGGGCAGTACTACCTGGACCTGCGGCCGCGGGGCCGACCCCGCTCGGCCCGACAGGTGCTCACCGCTCTGGCCCGGATCCTGGGCACCGCGCCGCCGACGTCCGGCCGGCCGGACGCGCTCGCCGCCGCCGCCGACGCGCTGCGCGGTCAACTCGACGGTCGCAGGATCCTGCTGGTGCTGGACAACGTCGACCGTCCCGAGCAGGTCCGGTCGCTGCTGCCACCCACCGCGCGTACCTGCCGGCTGCTGCTCGCCGGCGGCCCGGCGCTGGTCGGGCTGAAGGGTGTGGTCGCACACTGGATCGCCGAGCCGGGCACGTCCGAGGCCGTCGAGCTGTTCGCCGCCGCGGGCGGGGCCGCGCCCGCCGCCCGGGTCCGCCGCGCCGACCCGCGCACCGACCCGGCGGTACGCGAGGTCGTCGACCTGTGTGGGCGCCAGCCACGCACCGTCCGCGCGCTCGGTTACCGCACCGCGCAGCACGGCTGGCGACACTCCGACGTGCTGGACGCGCTGCGTCGCGCCGTGCAGACGCCACCACACCAGCGGCTCACCGTCTCGCCAGCCGCCCGTCTGATCACCGAACGGGACACCGCCTACTGGGCGTTGACCCGCGAGGCCCGCCGGTTGTACAGGGTGATGTCGTTGGTCCCCGCCCCGGTGGACCGGCCGACGATCGCCGCGCTCGCCGGGCGGCACCCCGAGCGGGTGACCGCGCTGCTCGACCAGTTGGCTGCCGCGGCGTTCGTGGTGGGCGCGCCCGGTGACCGCTACGAGGTCCGCCCCCTGCTCGCCGGCAGTGCGCGACTGCACCTGCGCGACGCGGATCCGGCCCGGGCCCGGGTCGCCGCACAGGCCCGCCTGACGAGGCACCTGGCCCGCCGGGCCGAACGGCACGCCGCCAACCTGGCCATGCTCGGCTCCCCACCGGACCGGGAGTGGTCGCTACCGCTCGACGACGACCCGTACGGCTGGTTCGACCTGCACCAGGAGCTGCTGCTGGCGGTGGTGCGGGTGCCGGCCGGCGCGGCCGAGACACTGCCCCGCCGGGTGCGCCGGTGGTGGTTCCGGCTGGCCGTGGCGCTGTGCGGGTGGCTGGCGTACGCCGAGCGGCTCGACGAGTGGGAGCAGGTCTGCCGTACCGTGCTGGCCACCCCGACCGCCGACGACCGACCAGAGATCGCCGGGTGGGCGCACAACGAGCTGGGTGTGTTGCGGCGGCGGCGGCACGACCCGCAGGGCGCGGCGGCGGCGCTCACCCTCGCGGTGAACGAACGGGGGCGTCGGGGCACCGCCCAGGCTCGGATGAACCTCGGCCTGGCCCTGCTCGACCTGGGCCAGCTCGACGACGCGGTGGAGCACCTGGAGATGTCCCGCCGGCACCGCTCCGGGGCCGACCGTGCCGGGCACGCCCTCACCGACCTGGGCCTCGGCGCGGCGCAGCTGGCCCGGGGCGAGTTGGACACCGCGCACCACCACCTGGTGCGGGCGGCGAACACGTTCCGGTCGGTGGGTGACGCGCGGGGGTACGCGGCGGCGCTGACCAACCTGGTGCTCGTGCACGCGGCGCTCGGCGAGCACCTGGACGCCGCCCAGGCGTGGCGGGCCGCGCTGCGCGAGTACGAGTCGGTCAACGACCCGACCAGCCGGGCGACGGCGCTGCTCAACGCCGGGGCGACACTGCTGAGCAGCACACCGGGGCAGGCGCGCACCGCGTACGAGCTGCTGGCCGAGAGCCGGCGGCTGCGCGAGGAGACGAGGCCCACTCCAGGGCTGGCGCGCACTCTGCTCTACCTGGGTGACGCCTGCGCGGCCCTGGGCGACCACGCCGACGCGCGGCGGCACTGGGCGGACGCGGCGACGGTGGCCGAGGAGGTCGCCGACGGCCAGGGGCAGGCCGCCGCAGACGCCCGACTTGAGGACGACGCCACCGACCGCGTGACGTAG
- a CDS encoding ABC transporter permease subunit, with protein sequence MSQVRVLGELAVLDDVGPPRRGRAYPAAGATSALLLPAAVLLGGLVLWPVLRTIHASVTTDGLWVGAAHFRTALAAPGTGAVVGRTVLWALLVPAVVTALGYLLAVASRRSQEGGLVRLILLVPVALPLVVTGVTFRLMYDPDPSRGLATLVATRLTGRSADDAPQLLGPGLVTVALMSAFVWAWVGLAVLVFRSALDAVPPSLADAVRAYGGRRRHVLWDAQWRPLLLRTTAVVFALVAVGTSRTFDLILVMTPGSVRDDASVLALRIWQTSGGTTTGEGAALGVVWLVAVIGGMMVAALFVRQAWPPPHAEAAPEPGPVAPPRRVFRLLAAGAAVAWLVPLAVLVATSAHGRVDAAARGWWSAPPDDESYRDVITGTELWHTLGFTLLLATAVTATVVVVALLAAYPLAWLTGPAAQATGLLLLAASVVPVQVIAGPVNEVLGLVLSSGTAQGLALVHIALGVPFAVLVLRNAFADLPAEQVRDARLGGRRWWHTLRRLARHNLSAVVAVSVLEFVQVWNDLVVGRLFGGPEASPLGPFLAEQTRSFVSNSGALAASSVLASVLPVVLVVLSRRHLVAGLVSGGVR encoded by the coding sequence ATGAGTCAGGTGCGGGTCCTCGGCGAGCTGGCGGTCCTCGACGACGTCGGGCCGCCCCGGCGGGGCCGGGCGTATCCGGCGGCGGGGGCGACCTCGGCACTGCTGCTGCCGGCCGCGGTGCTGCTCGGTGGGTTGGTGCTGTGGCCGGTGCTCCGGACCATCCACGCCAGCGTCACCACTGACGGTCTCTGGGTCGGCGCGGCGCACTTCCGGACCGCGCTCGCCGCGCCGGGCACCGGCGCGGTGGTCGGCCGGACGGTCCTCTGGGCACTGCTGGTGCCGGCGGTGGTGACGGCACTGGGTTATCTGCTCGCCGTCGCGTCGCGCCGCTCCCAGGAGGGCGGCCTGGTCCGGTTGATCCTCCTGGTGCCGGTGGCGTTGCCGCTGGTCGTCACCGGGGTCACCTTCCGGCTGATGTACGACCCGGATCCGAGCCGAGGGCTGGCCACCCTGGTCGCGACCCGGCTCACCGGCCGCTCAGCCGACGACGCGCCGCAGCTGCTCGGGCCAGGGCTGGTCACCGTCGCGCTGATGTCGGCGTTCGTCTGGGCCTGGGTGGGGTTGGCCGTGCTGGTCTTCCGCTCCGCGCTGGACGCGGTGCCGCCGAGTCTCGCCGACGCGGTCCGCGCCTACGGCGGCCGGCGCCGACATGTGCTGTGGGACGCGCAGTGGCGGCCACTGCTGCTGCGGACGACCGCGGTGGTCTTCGCGTTGGTGGCGGTCGGCACCAGCCGCACGTTCGACCTGATCCTGGTGATGACCCCCGGCTCGGTCCGCGACGACGCCTCCGTGCTCGCGTTACGGATCTGGCAGACGTCGGGTGGCACCACCACCGGCGAGGGCGCCGCGCTCGGCGTGGTGTGGCTGGTGGCGGTCATCGGCGGGATGATGGTGGCCGCGCTGTTCGTCCGGCAGGCCTGGCCCCCGCCGCACGCCGAGGCGGCCCCGGAGCCCGGCCCCGTCGCCCCGCCCCGGCGGGTGTTCCGGCTGCTCGCGGCGGGTGCCGCGGTCGCGTGGCTGGTGCCGCTGGCGGTGTTGGTCGCCACGTCGGCACACGGAAGGGTGGACGCCGCCGCGCGCGGCTGGTGGTCGGCGCCACCGGATGACGAGTCCTACCGCGACGTGATCACCGGAACGGAGCTGTGGCACACGCTGGGCTTCACGCTGCTCCTGGCCACCGCGGTGACCGCCACGGTGGTGGTGGTCGCGCTGCTGGCCGCGTACCCGCTGGCCTGGTTGACCGGGCCGGCCGCGCAGGCCACCGGGCTGCTGTTGCTGGCGGCCAGCGTCGTGCCGGTCCAGGTCATCGCCGGGCCGGTCAACGAGGTGCTGGGTCTGGTGCTCTCCTCCGGTACGGCCCAGGGCCTGGCCCTGGTGCACATCGCGCTGGGCGTGCCGTTCGCGGTGCTGGTGCTGCGCAACGCGTTCGCCGACCTGCCGGCCGAGCAGGTACGCGACGCCCGGCTGGGCGGGCGCCGGTGGTGGCACACCCTGCGCCGGTTGGCCCGGCACAACCTGTCCGCGGTGGTGGCCGTCTCGGTGCTGGAGTTCGTCCAGGTCTGGAACGACCTGGTGGTGGGTCGGCTGTTCGGCGGGCCGGAGGCGTCACCGCTCGGGCCGTTCCTGGCCGAGCAGACCCGCAGCTTCGTGAGCAACAGTGGCGCGTTGGCCGCCAGCTCGGTGCTCGCCTCGGTGCTGCCGGTGGTGTTGGTCGTGCTCTCGCGGCGGCACCTGGTCGCCGGGCTCGTCTCCGGGGGCGTCCGGTGA
- a CDS encoding ABC transporter substrate-binding protein, producing the protein MTTTARLSRRSLLRAAAAGTTALAAGCSGGARSVQVAVVWSTSELDRFRQVVAGYPAPVQVVSAGNDIDAFLRARHLAGTSPDVAILPRPGLVTEYAQRGWLSPVRPSAEYSVPDELGDLLTAEGQRYGVWVKAAHKSLVWRLRSMLPEPPATWDELVAMTRRLGALARRNGGPAPLAIGAADGWVLTDWFENVLADVAPDDYNTLAGPYADWQGRAVRDALDRLAELWSVDGAFLGGGRRALLTQYEESVIQVVYARRAVMLVGADFTADVVGPFQRGPQAPTTFPFPGAQPGGRPLIVGGDAAVVFADARGGVELIEWLTRADSFQPWLRAGGYLSPNTNVSIDSYTDQVGRRLVEEMRAPGTLRFDLSDQLPGAFTGSDGVGIWRIMQGFFADVTDGVGANEAIRRATGQLAAAARSAGGGR; encoded by the coding sequence ATGACGACGACCGCCCGGCTGAGTCGCCGTAGCCTGCTGCGCGCCGCCGCCGCGGGCACCACCGCCCTGGCCGCCGGCTGCTCCGGCGGGGCCCGGTCGGTGCAGGTCGCGGTGGTCTGGAGCACCAGCGAGTTGGACCGGTTCCGCCAGGTTGTCGCCGGCTATCCCGCCCCGGTGCAGGTGGTCAGCGCCGGCAACGACATCGACGCGTTCCTGCGGGCCCGGCACCTCGCCGGCACCAGCCCGGACGTCGCGATCCTGCCCCGCCCCGGCCTGGTCACCGAGTATGCCCAGCGCGGTTGGCTGAGCCCGGTGCGTCCGTCCGCCGAGTACTCCGTGCCCGACGAGCTGGGCGATCTGCTGACCGCCGAGGGGCAGCGCTACGGCGTCTGGGTGAAGGCGGCGCACAAGTCACTGGTCTGGCGCCTGCGGTCCATGTTGCCCGAGCCGCCGGCCACCTGGGACGAGCTGGTCGCGATGACCCGCCGGCTCGGCGCGCTCGCTCGGCGCAACGGCGGCCCGGCTCCCCTGGCCATCGGCGCCGCGGACGGCTGGGTGCTGACCGACTGGTTCGAGAACGTTCTGGCCGACGTGGCGCCCGACGACTACAACACCCTCGCCGGGCCGTACGCCGACTGGCAGGGCAGGGCCGTACGCGACGCCCTGGACCGGCTCGCCGAGCTCTGGAGCGTCGACGGCGCGTTCCTCGGCGGCGGCCGTCGCGCCCTGCTCACCCAGTACGAGGAGTCCGTGATTCAGGTGGTGTACGCCCGGCGGGCGGTGATGCTCGTCGGGGCCGACTTCACCGCTGACGTCGTCGGTCCGTTCCAGCGCGGCCCGCAGGCACCGACCACGTTCCCGTTCCCGGGCGCCCAGCCGGGCGGCCGCCCACTGATCGTCGGCGGGGACGCGGCGGTGGTGTTCGCCGACGCGCGGGGCGGGGTCGAGCTGATCGAGTGGCTCACCAGGGCCGACTCGTTCCAGCCCTGGCTACGCGCTGGCGGCTACCTGTCGCCCAACACCAACGTCTCGATCGACAGCTACACGGACCAGGTCGGTCGGAGACTCGTCGAGGAGATGCGGGCCCCGGGCACTCTGCGTTTCGACCTCTCCGACCAGTTGCCCGGCGCGTTCACCGGCTCGGACGGTGTCGGCATCTGGCGGATCATGCAGGGCTTCTTCGCCGACGTCACCGACGGGGTCGGGGCCAACGAGGCGATCCGCCGCGCCACCGGTCAGCTCGCCGCGGCGGCCCGCAGCGCGGGTGGCGGCCGATGA
- a CDS encoding SDR family NAD(P)-dependent oxidoreductase → MQRFEFTGATAVVTGAASGIGAALAHALARRGSDLVLLDRDAERLDAVAAAIRADHPGRQVHTHLVDLADVTATARVAAEIGQRHPRVRLLVNNAGVGLGGRFDQVTFDEFSWVIDINFRAVVQLTHALLPALKAEPNAHLVNVSSLFGLIAPAGQTAYSASKFAVRGFTEALRHELVDDGIGVTSVHPGGIRTRITDNARIGSGVSHEEYAAGRAQFEKLLTIAPERAAEVILRGVERRRGRVLIGWSAKLPDLLARVLPASYNRLLVTGLNRGVVRPAPPTPGVPAQRADAVDPAREVA, encoded by the coding sequence GTGCAGAGGTTCGAGTTCACCGGCGCTACGGCTGTGGTCACCGGCGCGGCCAGTGGCATCGGTGCGGCGCTGGCGCACGCGCTGGCCCGCCGGGGCAGCGACCTGGTTCTGCTGGACCGCGACGCCGAGCGGCTGGACGCGGTCGCCGCGGCGATCCGCGCCGACCACCCGGGCCGTCAGGTGCACACGCACCTGGTGGATCTCGCCGACGTGACGGCCACCGCGCGGGTCGCCGCGGAGATCGGCCAGCGGCACCCGCGTGTACGACTGCTGGTGAACAACGCCGGTGTCGGCCTCGGCGGTCGGTTCGACCAGGTGACGTTCGACGAGTTCAGCTGGGTGATCGACATCAACTTCCGGGCCGTGGTGCAGCTGACCCACGCGCTGCTGCCCGCCCTCAAGGCGGAGCCGAACGCGCATCTGGTCAACGTCTCCAGCCTGTTCGGGCTGATCGCGCCGGCCGGGCAGACCGCCTACTCGGCGAGCAAGTTCGCCGTGCGTGGCTTCACCGAGGCGCTGCGCCACGAGTTGGTCGACGACGGCATCGGGGTGACCTCGGTGCACCCCGGCGGGATCCGCACCCGCATCACCGACAACGCCCGGATCGGCAGTGGCGTCTCGCACGAGGAGTACGCGGCCGGCCGGGCGCAGTTCGAGAAGCTGCTCACCATCGCGCCCGAACGGGCGGCCGAGGTGATCCTGCGCGGCGTCGAGCGGCGTCGCGGCCGGGTGCTGATCGGCTGGTCGGCGAAGCTGCCCGACCTGCTGGCCCGGGTCCTGCCGGCCTCGTACAACCGGCTGTTGGTCACCGGCCTGAACCGGGGCGTCGTCCGTCCGGCGCCGCCCACCCCCGGCGTGCCCGCGCAACGCGCCGACGCCGTTGACCCTGCCCGCGAGGTGGCGTGA
- a CDS encoding helix-turn-helix transcriptional regulator encodes MRASRLLSVLLLLQSHGRLTAAQLADRLAVSPRTIYRDVESLHAAGIPLYGEAGHAGGYQLVDGWRTRLTGLTADEADRLFLAGLPGPADELGYGDVVAALQLKLHAALPAPLRDRASQLQQRFHLDTPGWYADGDASPELARTAEAVWRQHRIEVRYRGWNGEVTRVLEPYGLVLKGGRWYVVADQPGRNAPATYRVNQILALTPLAQEFDRPADFDLPAWWRAHVVQFRARLHRDEATVRLSPGGRQRLREIGSDPVVTAMDASAGSPDARGWVTAVLPIESLTHAHGELLRLGADVEVLAPVALRERLTATAAGLAALYAPD; translated from the coding sequence GTGCGGGCCAGTCGACTTCTTTCCGTCCTGCTGTTGCTCCAGTCGCACGGCCGGCTGACCGCCGCGCAACTCGCCGACCGGTTGGCCGTCTCCCCGCGCACCATCTACCGGGACGTGGAGTCGCTGCACGCCGCCGGCATCCCGCTGTACGGAGAGGCCGGGCACGCTGGTGGCTACCAACTGGTCGACGGCTGGCGAACCCGACTGACCGGGCTGACCGCCGACGAGGCCGACCGGCTCTTCCTGGCCGGGCTGCCGGGCCCCGCCGACGAGTTGGGCTACGGCGACGTGGTGGCCGCGCTGCAACTCAAGCTGCACGCCGCGCTCCCCGCGCCGCTGCGCGACCGGGCGTCGCAGCTCCAGCAACGCTTCCACCTGGACACCCCCGGCTGGTACGCCGACGGCGACGCCTCCCCCGAGCTGGCCCGCACGGCCGAGGCCGTCTGGCGGCAGCACCGCATCGAGGTGCGCTACCGCGGCTGGAACGGCGAGGTGACCCGGGTGCTGGAGCCGTACGGCCTCGTGCTCAAGGGTGGCCGGTGGTATGTGGTCGCCGACCAGCCCGGCCGGAACGCGCCGGCCACCTACCGGGTCAACCAGATCCTCGCGCTGACGCCGCTGGCACAGGAGTTCGACCGACCCGCCGACTTCGACCTGCCGGCCTGGTGGCGGGCGCACGTGGTGCAGTTCCGGGCCCGGCTGCACCGCGACGAGGCCACTGTTCGGCTCTCCCCCGGCGGTCGCCAGCGGCTGCGGGAGATCGGCAGCGATCCGGTGGTGACCGCGATGGACGCCAGCGCCGGGTCACCGGACGCGCGAGGCTGGGTGACCGCGGTGCTGCCGATCGAGTCGCTCACCCACGCCCACGGTGAGCTGCTGCGCCTCGGCGCCGACGTCGAGGTGCTCGCCCCGGTGGCGCTGCGCGAACGCCTGACCGCCACGGCGGCCGGACTTGCCGCGCTCTACGCCCCCGACTGA